From Acinetobacter sp. ASP199, the proteins below share one genomic window:
- a CDS encoding efflux transporter outer membrane subunit: MQMTLTKLASALLLGSSLVGCAAVVKTPYEQPSVAVPGSFQNNTALSRQIYEDVLADQWWTLFRDAQLNTLVEDVLSRNSNLAVAGINLQQARIQARQTQSQQGVRISDARVSNGRQFSLDGDGDRSTGISLGYPGLSYELDLFGKLANQTEAARWEARATEQDLQATAQSLIGTTAQLYWQLAYLNERYSVVQQNLATAQKTYDLVRVQYRAGAVSGLDLTQAEQAIQSQQATLSQIEQQRVETRTALAVLMNMPVQQLSIQEPQRLPNIALPAIKAGLPASQLSRRPDLNAAELRLRKALANKDANKASYYPSISLTGSLSTGIGTSTSLSDALKNPVATLGAGLTLPFLQWNDMKRDLKVNELEYEKAILQYRQTIYEAFADVENALSNRTELTKQVELQRRNVELAEKTERLTEVRYRNGAVALKNLLDAQETTRNARLSLVQTRQNQYNAYVTLMQALGGSPVKQLP; this comes from the coding sequence ATGCAAATGACTTTAACCAAACTTGCCAGTGCCTTGCTTCTCGGGAGTTCACTGGTGGGGTGCGCAGCTGTTGTAAAAACACCTTATGAACAGCCGAGCGTAGCTGTGCCTGGCAGTTTTCAGAATAATACTGCGCTAAGCAGGCAGATTTATGAGGATGTCCTGGCTGATCAGTGGTGGACCTTATTTAGAGATGCACAACTAAATACACTTGTCGAGGATGTGTTATCACGCAATAGCAACCTTGCAGTAGCCGGGATTAACCTGCAACAGGCGCGTATTCAGGCCAGACAAACGCAAAGCCAGCAAGGTGTACGCATTAGTGATGCACGAGTTTCAAATGGTCGTCAGTTTAGTCTGGATGGCGACGGTGACCGTTCTACTGGAATTTCACTAGGTTATCCAGGTCTTAGCTATGAACTGGATCTGTTTGGTAAGCTTGCCAATCAGACTGAAGCGGCCCGTTGGGAAGCCCGTGCTACTGAACAAGACTTGCAGGCAACGGCGCAAAGCCTGATTGGAACGACTGCACAGCTTTATTGGCAATTGGCTTATTTAAATGAGCGCTATAGTGTCGTACAGCAGAACCTGGCAACGGCGCAGAAGACGTATGACCTGGTACGTGTGCAGTATCGTGCTGGTGCAGTTTCCGGACTAGATCTGACTCAGGCCGAACAGGCGATTCAGAGTCAGCAAGCTACTTTAAGCCAGATTGAGCAGCAACGCGTTGAAACACGTACTGCACTTGCTGTCCTTATGAATATGCCGGTACAGCAGCTTTCAATTCAGGAACCGCAACGTCTGCCAAATATTGCCTTGCCTGCAATTAAAGCTGGCTTGCCTGCAAGCCAGCTCTCACGTCGTCCGGACCTGAATGCTGCTGAACTGCGTCTGCGTAAAGCCTTAGCCAATAAAGATGCCAATAAGGCCAGCTATTACCCTTCGATTAGTTTGACTGGTAGTTTAAGTACGGGGATTGGAACCAGTACATCCTTATCAGATGCGCTAAAAAATCCTGTCGCAACATTGGGCGCAGGTCTCACCTTACCCTTCCTGCAATGGAATGACATGAAACGTGACCTGAAAGTAAATGAGCTGGAATATGAAAAAGCGATTCTGCAGTATCGCCAGACCATTTATGAAGCTTTTGCCGATGTAGAAAATGCCCTGTCCAATCGGACTGAGTTAACCAAACAGGTGGAGCTACAGCGCCGTAATGTCGAGCTGGCAGAAAAAACTGAACGCTTGACTGAAGTGCGCTACCGTAATGGTGCGGTTGCCTTGAAAAACTTACTTGATGCGCAGGAAACCACACGTAATGCGCGCCTCAGTCTGGTACAAACGCGTCAAAATCAATACAACGCTTATGTCACTTTGATGCAGGCGCTGGGTGGTAGCCCAGTTAAACAATTACCATAA
- a CDS encoding MacB family efflux pump subunit gives MNQQQQPLLEVKNLIREFPAGESTVQILKGVNLEIYPGELVAIVGQSGSGKSTLMNILGCLDKPTAGSYKVKGRETRELEADELAQLRREYFGFIFQRYHLLGDLNAAGNVEVPAIYAGADSNERHERAVKLLTDLGLGEKTENRPSQLSGGQQQRVSIARALINGGDVILADEPTGALDKNSGIEVMRILRELNAKGHTIILVTHDHNVAKNATRIIEISDGNIISDQQNVPEIDDGFTKQTLERSEQKKISSWRSAVDRLGEAFRMALLAMNAHRMRTFLTMLGIIIGIASVVSVVALGNGSQKQILENISSLGTNTITVFQGRGFGDNSRSSQAKTLIPADADALAEQPYVDGVSPSVNSSVTGRYKEIEASTTVNGVSEDFFYVRGMTFKSGQPFDKHSVSQQAQDVVIDTNTQNTFFRDGTNPVGQVILLGSVPSRIIGVIDAQKGMMGNNDSLNVYLPYSTVMSRMLGQSNVRQIIVRIKDEYPSAAAENAILNLLVQRHGAQDVFTQNADSIRETIQQTTQTMTLLISAIAVISLVVGGIGVMNIMLVSVTERTQEIGVRMAVGARQSDILQQFLIEAVLVCILGGILGVLLSLGIGQLITHFAGGTFQMAYSTTSIVAAFVCSSLIGIVFGFIPARNAARLNPVDALSRE, from the coding sequence ATGAATCAACAACAACAGCCTCTGTTAGAGGTTAAGAATCTGATTCGTGAATTCCCTGCGGGTGAAAGTACGGTTCAGATTCTCAAGGGCGTTAACCTCGAAATCTATCCGGGCGAGCTGGTTGCCATTGTCGGTCAGTCGGGTTCGGGTAAATCGACGTTAATGAACATTCTGGGGTGTCTGGATAAGCCAACTGCTGGCAGTTATAAAGTCAAAGGGCGTGAAACCCGTGAGCTGGAAGCGGATGAACTGGCTCAGTTACGCCGTGAATACTTCGGCTTTATTTTCCAACGCTATCATCTTCTCGGTGACTTGAATGCTGCAGGCAACGTTGAAGTGCCTGCGATTTACGCGGGTGCAGATTCAAATGAACGTCATGAGCGTGCTGTTAAATTACTGACAGACTTAGGTTTAGGTGAAAAAACCGAAAACCGTCCAAGTCAGCTGTCTGGCGGTCAGCAACAGCGTGTTTCGATTGCCCGTGCCTTGATAAATGGTGGTGATGTGATTCTTGCCGATGAACCGACAGGTGCATTAGACAAGAACAGCGGTATTGAAGTCATGCGCATTTTGCGTGAGCTGAATGCCAAAGGTCATACCATTATTCTGGTCACGCATGATCATAATGTGGCGAAGAATGCGACCCGGATTATTGAGATTTCAGACGGTAATATTATTTCTGACCAGCAGAATGTACCTGAAATTGATGATGGCTTTACAAAACAAACACTCGAACGCAGTGAACAGAAGAAAATCTCTAGTTGGCGTTCAGCTGTAGATCGTCTGGGTGAAGCATTCCGTATGGCGCTACTGGCCATGAATGCTCATCGTATGCGAACCTTCCTGACCATGCTCGGGATTATTATCGGGATCGCGTCCGTGGTTTCTGTAGTGGCACTGGGTAATGGCTCCCAGAAACAGATTCTGGAAAATATTAGCAGTCTCGGGACCAATACCATTACCGTCTTCCAGGGCCGTGGCTTCGGGGATAATTCACGATCCTCGCAAGCCAAAACCCTGATTCCTGCTGATGCGGATGCTTTGGCAGAACAGCCTTATGTTGATGGCGTCAGTCCATCCGTCAACAGCAGTGTCACTGGACGTTATAAAGAAATTGAAGCTTCAACCACCGTCAACGGCGTCAGTGAAGATTTCTTTTATGTCAGAGGCATGACTTTTAAATCTGGCCAGCCTTTTGATAAACACAGTGTTTCACAACAAGCACAAGACGTGGTGATTGACACCAATACGCAAAACACCTTCTTTAGAGATGGCACCAATCCGGTTGGACAGGTCATTCTACTCGGTAGTGTACCAAGCCGAATCATTGGTGTGATCGATGCTCAAAAAGGCATGATGGGCAACAATGATAGCTTGAATGTATATTTGCCTTATTCCACCGTCATGAGCCGTATGCTGGGTCAGTCCAATGTGCGTCAGATCATTGTGCGTATTAAAGATGAATACCCAAGTGCCGCAGCTGAAAATGCGATCCTGAACTTGCTGGTACAGCGCCACGGTGCACAGGATGTATTCACCCAGAATGCTGACAGTATTCGTGAAACTATCCAGCAGACAACCCAGACCATGACCTTGCTGATTTCTGCGATTGCAGTCATTTCTCTGGTGGTTGGTGGTATTGGCGTGATGAACATCATGCTGGTATCGGTAACCGAACGTACCCAGGAAATTGGGGTGCGTATGGCGGTCGGTGCCCGTCAAAGTGACATCCTGCAACAGTTCCTGATCGAAGCAGTACTGGTTTGTATCCTGGGCGGTATTCTGGGTGTTTTGCTGTCACTCGGTATTGGTCAGCTGATTACCCATTTTGCTGGAGGTACTTTCCAGATGGCGTATTCGACCACTTCGATTGTGGCGGCCTTTGTCTGCTCTAGCCTGATCGGTATTGTGTTCGGCTTTATCCCGGCACGTAATGCAGCGCGACTGAATCCTGTCGATGCCCTCTCTCGAGAATAA
- a CDS encoding tetratricopeptide repeat protein → MWFLLVLILGIVALGIWMWKRPDPVTRDQARAVQHDLWIEQVEAQLKHAARLSAEGQQPNYERAYQIYQDLAQQQEIPQAYVGMGLMQLKALGRPQSIENAISLLENAFRLGSDEAAYHLGQIYEGDRYQHHDADKALYWYRHAVARGNLEAQYRITELSEPTQDAAEQHRLQLLIQNADQGHSSSQYQLAQYYLADGTVQDLSLGIHYLFLAAQQDHLEATKQIAQLYARGELLPQDQSQALRFIKQSVNLGDQEGLYDYYAGVLLGTIDVDQRQRILQHLQQLSYEHKDAQAKTLLGLAYFHGWFVDKNETMAFRYWSEAANTQFPQALCIIAALYYESYLVANEPEKAFSLYQAAAEIDPDDFYSQMGLALCYLHGIGTVKDTAKATQIIQKIAQQYWNISAQSEAELIYILGRFYSLPEYPLPNRDKAIQYLNQAVNKGSAEAAWYLYQALSGQYPVFAKDENQAKRYLHQAAQLGHAQAQAQLGMMYLKGESVEQEIALGLNYLKQAAAQQNALALNALGEAMEQGIGVEANMDQAIQFYHKAAAQVNADAYGHLGRLYTKGIGVNRDITIARAWLEKGSLQGHAASQEQLNNLNAYLQMKNRLA, encoded by the coding sequence ATGTGGTTCTTACTGGTGCTGATTTTGGGAATCGTGGCGTTGGGGATCTGGATGTGGAAGCGTCCTGACCCGGTAACACGAGATCAAGCCCGGGCAGTGCAACATGATCTATGGATTGAACAGGTTGAAGCCCAGCTCAAGCATGCGGCTCGTCTCAGTGCTGAGGGGCAGCAGCCGAATTATGAGCGTGCCTATCAGATCTATCAGGATCTGGCTCAGCAGCAGGAAATTCCTCAGGCCTATGTGGGCATGGGGCTGATGCAGCTCAAAGCTCTGGGTCGTCCACAAAGTATCGAAAATGCGATTAGTCTGCTTGAAAATGCATTTCGTCTAGGTAGTGACGAAGCTGCTTATCATCTGGGGCAGATCTATGAAGGTGATCGCTATCAGCACCATGATGCCGACAAAGCACTGTATTGGTATCGTCATGCCGTGGCACGCGGTAACCTGGAAGCCCAGTATCGAATCACAGAATTGTCCGAACCCACTCAAGATGCAGCAGAACAGCATCGTCTACAACTGCTAATTCAGAATGCAGATCAAGGACACTCTAGTTCACAGTACCAGTTGGCACAATACTATTTGGCAGATGGTACAGTCCAAGATTTAAGTTTAGGAATTCATTATCTGTTTCTGGCCGCACAGCAAGATCACCTCGAAGCAACCAAACAGATTGCACAGCTGTATGCACGTGGTGAGCTATTACCACAGGACCAATCCCAAGCCTTACGTTTTATCAAGCAAAGCGTCAATCTGGGCGATCAGGAGGGGCTGTACGATTACTATGCTGGGGTATTGCTGGGTACGATTGATGTTGATCAGCGTCAGCGAATTTTGCAGCATTTGCAACAGTTGTCTTATGAGCATAAAGATGCTCAAGCCAAGACTTTACTTGGTTTAGCCTATTTTCATGGCTGGTTTGTCGATAAGAATGAAACTATGGCTTTTCGCTATTGGAGTGAAGCTGCGAATACTCAGTTTCCTCAAGCTTTGTGCATTATTGCAGCCTTATATTATGAGTCTTATCTGGTTGCGAATGAACCTGAAAAAGCGTTTAGCTTGTATCAGGCTGCTGCTGAGATTGATCCAGACGATTTCTATAGCCAGATGGGCCTGGCGCTGTGTTATCTGCATGGTATTGGTACAGTCAAAGATACAGCGAAAGCCACACAAATCATTCAGAAGATTGCGCAGCAGTACTGGAATATCAGTGCACAATCTGAAGCTGAACTGATTTATATCCTAGGGCGTTTTTATAGCCTACCAGAGTATCCATTACCCAACCGGGATAAGGCGATTCAATATCTGAACCAGGCCGTGAACAAAGGTTCGGCTGAGGCCGCCTGGTATCTGTATCAGGCGCTTTCAGGCCAATATCCAGTATTTGCCAAAGATGAAAATCAGGCCAAACGCTACCTGCATCAAGCAGCTCAGTTAGGCCATGCACAGGCACAAGCCCAGCTCGGTATGATGTATCTCAAAGGTGAAAGTGTAGAGCAAGAGATTGCTTTAGGTTTGAATTATCTAAAACAGGCTGCTGCACAGCAAAATGCTCTAGCCCTGAATGCACTCGGTGAAGCAATGGAACAAGGTATTGGTGTAGAAGCCAATATGGATCAAGCGATCCAGTTCTATCATAAAGCTGCTGCACAGGTAAATGCTGATGCTTATGGTCATCTGGGACGTTTATATACCAAGGGCATTGGTGTAAATCGTGATATAACGATCGCCCGAGCATGGCTAGAGAAGGGAAGCTTGCAAGGACATGCGGCTTCGCAGGAGCAGTTGAATAATCTGAATGCCTATCTGCAAATGAAAAACAGACTGGCATAA
- a CDS encoding efflux RND transporter periplasmic adaptor subunit codes for MPKIKPSKLIMAVVIAIALIATGWYFLKPEEKPTQYITAEVTQGDIESSVLATGVLEATKMVSVGAQVSGQVKRMYVQLGDQVKQGQLIAQIDSVRQENDLKTAEASIKNQMAQLAVRQANLAKVEAEYNRQKVMYAQDATSRSELESALASYKTAQADITAINAQIEQSRLTLATAKEDLGYTQIVAPMDGTIVAIVTEEGQTVNANQSAPTIVKLAKLDTMTIKAEISEADVMKVEEGQTVYFTTLGNSEKKIYAKLRQVEPAPNSINTDTNTSSSSSSSAVYYNALFDVPNEDGKLRIDMTAQVYIVLDEARNVMTIPAAAIQSSNRPQRPSRGEGTQGTRGEGRPRGEESAARGDNAKGERPARLELSDAERSLIEQGKAQRAMVRVLQADGTAKPTPVLIGLNNRVTAQVIKGLKRGDQVVIADGSDTSNDGAKRGANSRGPMRM; via the coding sequence ATGCCAAAAATAAAACCGTCTAAACTGATTATGGCAGTGGTCATTGCCATTGCACTTATAGCCACCGGGTGGTATTTCCTGAAACCTGAAGAAAAACCAACGCAGTATATTACTGCTGAAGTCACCCAGGGAGATATTGAAAGCTCGGTACTGGCTACAGGTGTACTGGAAGCAACCAAAATGGTAAGTGTCGGTGCACAGGTTTCTGGTCAGGTGAAAAGAATGTATGTGCAACTGGGCGATCAGGTTAAACAGGGTCAGCTGATTGCTCAAATTGATTCTGTACGTCAGGAAAATGATTTAAAAACGGCTGAAGCCAGCATTAAGAATCAGATGGCACAACTTGCAGTGCGACAAGCAAATCTGGCTAAAGTTGAAGCTGAATACAACCGTCAGAAAGTCATGTATGCCCAGGATGCCACTTCCCGTTCAGAGCTGGAATCAGCCTTGGCAAGTTATAAGACAGCACAAGCGGACATTACTGCAATTAATGCTCAGATTGAACAGTCACGTTTGACGCTGGCGACTGCCAAAGAAGATCTTGGGTATACCCAGATTGTGGCCCCTATGGACGGGACCATTGTCGCGATCGTGACTGAAGAAGGTCAGACCGTAAATGCCAACCAGAGTGCACCAACCATTGTGAAGCTGGCAAAACTCGACACTATGACTATCAAAGCCGAGATTTCTGAAGCAGATGTCATGAAAGTTGAAGAAGGTCAAACGGTTTACTTTACGACTCTAGGCAATAGTGAAAAGAAAATTTACGCGAAATTACGTCAGGTAGAACCAGCACCGAATTCAATTAATACCGATACTAATACTTCAAGTTCATCTTCAAGTTCTGCAGTGTATTACAACGCCCTGTTCGATGTACCGAATGAAGATGGCAAGCTGCGTATTGATATGACGGCACAAGTCTATATTGTGCTCGATGAAGCACGAAATGTAATGACCATTCCTGCTGCTGCGATTCAGAGCTCTAACCGTCCACAACGTCCAAGTCGTGGTGAAGGCACTCAAGGAACACGTGGCGAGGGACGTCCACGCGGTGAAGAATCTGCTGCTCGTGGTGACAATGCTAAAGGTGAGCGCCCTGCCCGTCTGGAACTTTCTGATGCAGAACGTTCTCTGATTGAACAAGGCAAAGCACAACGTGCCATGGTTCGCGTATTACAAGCGGACGGTACTGCAAAACCGACTCCTGTACTGATCGGGCTAAATAACCGTGTCACTGCTCAGGTCATTAAAGGCCTGAAACGTGGTGATCAAGTGGTCATTGCCGATGGTTCAGACACTTCAAATGACGGTGCTAAACGCGGTGCGAATAGCCGTGGCCCAATGAGAATGTAA